The following are encoded in a window of Amycolatopsis solani genomic DNA:
- a CDS encoding putative RNA methyltransferase, which produces MSASGHGNDPLPPRVVEALRCSVCGDPIGLADRTLRCGNRHSFDLARQGYVNLLHARIPAGTADTAEMVAARADFLASGAYGGLADELARACAEADDLVIDAGAGTGHYLARVLDASGAFGLALDVSAVALKRAARAHPRLGAAVWNLWEPWPVGDEVASVVLNVFAPRNGPEFHRVLRPGGLLVVAAPAPDHLRELGDLVLAVDERKDERLDGTLGEFFARTGRTEVRQEVELSPVQVRQVVGMGPAAFHLDRGDRRARLDALSEPQVVTTSFTVSTYRRLGG; this is translated from the coding sequence ATGAGCGCGAGCGGCCACGGGAATGACCCACTGCCACCCCGGGTCGTCGAGGCGTTGCGGTGTTCGGTGTGCGGCGACCCGATCGGACTAGCCGATCGCACGCTGCGTTGCGGGAACCGCCACTCTTTCGATCTAGCGCGACAGGGTTACGTGAACTTGTTGCACGCGCGAATCCCAGCGGGGACCGCGGACACCGCGGAGATGGTCGCGGCGCGCGCGGACTTCCTCGCGTCGGGCGCCTACGGCGGGCTCGCCGACGAGCTGGCGCGGGCGTGCGCCGAGGCCGACGACCTCGTCATCGACGCGGGCGCGGGCACCGGCCACTACCTGGCGCGAGTGCTGGACGCGTCGGGGGCGTTCGGCCTCGCGCTGGACGTCTCGGCGGTGGCCCTGAAGCGGGCCGCCCGCGCCCACCCGCGGCTGGGCGCGGCGGTGTGGAACCTGTGGGAGCCGTGGCCGGTGGGCGACGAGGTGGCGTCGGTCGTGCTGAACGTCTTCGCGCCGCGCAACGGGCCGGAGTTCCACCGCGTCCTGCGCCCCGGCGGCCTGCTGGTCGTGGCCGCCCCGGCCCCGGACCACCTGCGCGAGCTGGGCGACCTGGTGCTCGCGGTGGACGAGCGCAAGGACGAACGCCTGGACGGCACCCTCGGCGAGTTCTTCGCGCGGACGGGCCGCACGGAGGTCCGTCAGGAGGTCGAGCTGTCGCCGGTGCAGGTGCGGCAGGTGGTCGGGATGGGTCCCGCGGCGTTCCACCTCGACCGCGGCGACCGTCGCGCGCGCCTGGACGCGCTGAGCGAGCCGCAGGTCGTGACGACGTCCTTCACGGTGTCGACGTACCGGCGTCTGGGAGGGTGA
- a CDS encoding VOC family protein — MTVRWSLTIDCAEPRELAKFWAVALGYIERPPPPGFASWETWFQQQGVPEAEWDDGAYLSDPEGVLPNLSFLKVPEGKTAKNRLHLDIQAGGSRDVPWETRWERVVEAIARLTAAGATVLREHTLDGHPDHAVMADPEGNEFCVL; from the coding sequence GTGACGGTGCGCTGGAGCCTGACGATCGACTGCGCGGAACCCCGCGAGCTGGCGAAGTTCTGGGCGGTGGCCCTCGGCTACATCGAACGCCCGCCCCCACCGGGGTTCGCGAGCTGGGAAACCTGGTTCCAGCAGCAGGGCGTACCCGAGGCGGAGTGGGACGACGGCGCCTACCTGAGCGACCCCGAGGGCGTCCTGCCGAACCTGAGCTTCCTCAAGGTCCCGGAGGGCAAGACGGCGAAGAACCGCCTCCACCTGGACATCCAGGCCGGCGGGAGCCGTGACGTGCCCTGGGAGACGCGCTGGGAGCGGGTCGTCGAAGCGATCGCCCGGCTCACCGCGGCCGGCGCGACGGTGCTGCGGGAGCACACCCTCGACGGCCACCCCGATCACGCCGTGATGGCGGACCCGGAGGGCAACGAGTTCTGCGTGCTGTGA
- a CDS encoding sigma-70 family RNA polymerase sigma factor — protein sequence MDALTERFERERPRLRAAAYRMLGSAAEADDAVQEAWLRFHRTDAAEIDNVPAWLTTVVARVCLSALRARRTHPEEALDGQPEPDDERRDPAQEAELADEVGLALLVVLDALGPAERVAFVLHDMFAVPFDEIAPMLGKTPEATRQLASRARRRVKGGTATEDLPRRRKVVEAFLAASRGGDFEALLALLDPDVVLRADRFVGPSPAPIVLRGVESVRRGAILASERARASELVLVDGGPGLLMVRDGRPAVVLAFRVADDRITGIEVIADPDRLAELELAVSD from the coding sequence GTGGACGCGCTGACCGAGCGGTTCGAGCGGGAGCGGCCGCGGTTGCGCGCGGCCGCCTACCGGATGCTGGGTTCGGCGGCCGAAGCCGACGACGCCGTCCAGGAGGCCTGGCTGCGGTTCCACCGCACCGATGCCGCCGAGATCGACAACGTCCCCGCGTGGCTGACGACCGTGGTCGCGCGGGTGTGCCTGTCGGCGCTGCGGGCGCGGCGCACCCACCCCGAAGAGGCCCTCGACGGGCAGCCCGAGCCCGACGACGAGCGCCGCGATCCCGCGCAGGAGGCCGAGCTGGCGGACGAGGTCGGGCTGGCGCTGCTGGTCGTCCTCGACGCGCTGGGCCCGGCCGAGCGGGTCGCGTTCGTGCTGCACGACATGTTCGCGGTGCCGTTCGACGAGATCGCGCCGATGCTCGGCAAGACGCCGGAGGCGACCCGGCAGCTCGCGAGCCGCGCCCGGCGCCGCGTCAAAGGCGGGACGGCCACCGAGGATCTGCCCCGGCGGCGCAAGGTCGTCGAAGCGTTCCTGGCGGCGTCCCGCGGCGGGGACTTCGAGGCGCTGCTCGCCCTCCTCGACCCGGACGTCGTCCTGCGCGCCGACCGGTTCGTCGGCCCGAGCCCGGCGCCGATCGTGCTGCGCGGGGTCGAGAGCGTCCGCCGCGGCGCGATCCTCGCCTCCGAACGAGCTCGCGCGAGCGAACTGGTCCTCGTCGACGGCGGGCCCGGCCTGCTCATGGTCCGCGACGGGCGGCCGGCGGTGGTGCTGGCGTTCCGCGTCGCGGACGACCGGATCACCGGCATCGAGGTCATCGCCGACCCGGACCGGCTGGCGGAGCTCGAGCTGGCCGTCAGCGACTGA
- a CDS encoding (2Fe-2S)-binding protein: MKPDWTASATRLADAEWVRARIGGAAKLYGCARPEVLGTIWWYSLSSVLVAPAVEGLVAGRLVDPSLDAVEIDLVADGRFLGARSTRALDGGLPELGAAFKVALGTAIGTIAAVSGARERALGAIATDSIGNRLLWTPDPARAISLAEPLVAAIGLDLPKPRFVHVGRTPAVRRASCCLIYEVGNPKCVSCPRQTPAEREARLRAALSR; encoded by the coding sequence GTGAAGCCCGACTGGACCGCGTCCGCGACCCGGCTCGCGGACGCGGAGTGGGTCCGGGCCCGCATCGGCGGCGCGGCGAAGCTCTACGGGTGCGCGCGGCCGGAGGTGCTGGGCACGATCTGGTGGTACTCGCTCTCGTCGGTGCTGGTGGCGCCGGCGGTGGAAGGCCTGGTCGCCGGGCGGCTGGTGGACCCGTCGCTGGACGCCGTCGAGATCGACCTGGTGGCCGACGGCCGCTTTCTCGGCGCGCGGTCCACGCGTGCGCTCGACGGCGGGCTGCCCGAGCTGGGCGCGGCGTTCAAGGTCGCGCTCGGCACCGCGATCGGCACCATCGCGGCCGTCAGCGGGGCCCGGGAGCGCGCGCTGGGGGCGATCGCCACCGACTCGATCGGGAACCGGCTGCTGTGGACGCCCGATCCTGCGCGGGCGATCAGCCTGGCCGAACCGCTGGTGGCCGCGATCGGGCTCGACCTGCCGAAGCCGCGGTTCGTGCACGTCGGGCGCACCCCCGCCGTGCGGCGGGCGTCGTGCTGCCTGATCTACGAGGTGGGCAACCCCAAGTGCGTGAGCTGCCCGCGTCAGACGCCCGCCGAGCGCGAAGCCCGGCTCCGGGCCGCGCTCAGTCGCTGA